The Arachis ipaensis cultivar K30076 chromosome B05, Araip1.1, whole genome shotgun sequence nucleotide sequence TGTACAACAATTCAATACCTGACCTCCCATAATATTTAGTCTATCGTTAacctttttttccttcttttagcCTCAATATGATGTTCTTAATTATAGACTTCTCAATTCTCATTGCATGAATTCTTTAACTGAAGGAACTAATACATATAATTAGCAAAACTCATCCCCTGAGATAATATACAATATCAATAAAACTGCCATTTCCCAAATCATAGAAGTTGCATCTAAAACATTCTACATAAAAACTACAAGCTCCTCTTTGCCACTTAGTCAGCATTTGCTTCACTTGGTATGGATAAATCAAAGAAAGTTTCATGCTTTTTTAGGATTAGTTTGGCACTTGAAAGGATCTTAATCCAACATGCCGCCGCGGTTTGTCGCCACCCGAACTCATATCTATTGGATTAGTTCTCTTATGCTTTGGCTCCCTTTTGTACAATTGATTCCTCAGCAATTAGAACAATGAATAGGCCCATGAAACCAAAAGGTATTATGACAAACCTCAAAAACAATTGCTCAGTTGTTATGTATGCTCTGGAAAATGCCAATGTCATAAACCATTCGGCCGGCCGATCATCGAGGAGTTGGGACTTAGATCAAAGGATGGATTCATCTTCCCATTATTCCCCAGCAGCTGCCGACAAACCCGTGCCGCCAAGACTGATTGAACATCATTTTCAGTGGGAACCACTTCAGATGTAATGCGTGATGTCATTTGCATTCCTCGAAAAATGTCAACATTTGAGGACTTGGGCAAGCTTCCAAGACCCTCTTGAAAGTAAACTAAGTGATTACTAACTGGAAGGGCACCACTACCGCCATGAAGAGGGGTCGATGCACCAGAAGCAGTCCGAGGGCTAGATATAGGAGAGGGAGACATTCTTCCATTTATGGGCTGTGGGGACCTTGACCTCAAAAGTGGGCTTCCAATCGGAGAGACAGGGCAAGATATATTTCTTGGAATATGGATGTCACTGAAAATCAATGAAATAATTTAATACCATCATCAGCAgccttgtgtgtgtgtgtgtataagagagagagagagagaaagagagaccTTGTTTgagaaatatttttcaaaacccgAGAAGAATTAACAGAAAGTCTATCTGAATCCAAGGGAGAGAGATTCCTTCCTTGACAAATACCCTGAAGAGTTATCACAAATGTATGAAATTTCCATGATCATAAGGCAAAAGACAAAAGCTTGATGAGGATAGGACATAATAATAATGATTATTGCGGGAATTAACTACTGTACCAGAGATTTTGTTGCTTGTGCAATCCCAGAATCAAGGTCTGAAGCTGGAGGGCTGAGAATAGGTCTTTCCAAAGGCGCAGCACATTTTACAAAAGGATGGCCCAATAATTCGCGGGCTGAAGGGCGATTGTGAGGATTTCGTTGAAGACATTTGATGACAAAATCCTTTCCTTCACTCGAAAGATTATCAGGGATGGTAGGAAGTTCCTTGCTATTACCAATCTTAAACATAGCAGCAACCTGTTATGTTAACAAgcaaatacaataataaaaaatcaaccaTACATATAATAATAAAGTGAAAAGTTACTAAAAGTTCAAATATATTGACATACAGTTACTCACCCCTTCATATTGACTCCAGGGAGGCTTAGTTGTAGCCATTTCCAAAACGGTGCATCCAAGACTCCATATATCCACAGCAAGGTTGTAACCTTTAGAGTTCTTTATAACCTGCATAATAAGAAAGCAAAGATACCGACTCAAAAACAGGACTAATTGAGTCTACAAATAACTAAAGCTTGGAGAAAACGTCAACCTCAGGCGCCATCCAATAAGGGCTTCCCTTGAACGATAATGGACACGATTGCCCTGTTATCTGTGAAATGAAATAGTGAACAGGTTAAACCATGCAACTCCGGTTGTCAAAATAGCAACTATTTTCCTCACATagcataaatgaaaaaaaaatgatctGTTATTGCCTATAAGCTTACATGCTTTGCCATGCCAAAGTCTGCCAACTTGACCCGGCCGTTGGGATCTACCAATATATTTGCTCCTTTAATGTCCCTTTGTGCAAATTCAACAACAGAAAGATTGGGGTTTTAGAAAATACCATTATGCAGACGCAGCAGCAGTACAACTTAAACATAGAAAATGAACAAGTGACTTATTTCACCTGTGGACAGTGTTTGTAGCATGTAAATAAGCAAGCCCTGATAAAATTTGTTGAGTATAACTTCGAATAGCTAGTTCACCGAATTGCCCATACTCTTGAAGAAGTTTATATATGGAGCCTCCTGATACATACTCCAGATATATGTAAAGCTTGTCACCTACCTGTTTAATAGATGATATAGTAGCTTTTATAAGTAGAATACAAAAATAAATACTACAAACAAATTTCTAATACTACGTTGTCAGGTACAGTGGTAAACCACAATTGAAAATTAATCTTGTAACTAGATGATCGTGCATACATTACAAACAGATATTCTGCAGACAAATTCCGAAATAAACCATGATCATTTGCAGGAAGCTAGAATAAAACTCATGATTTAAAAGAAACAGGAAATTGATACTTACTGTTTCAGAACCATAATACTGTACAATATTCGGATGCCGTAAACGGCTTAATAGATTAATTTCCTGCCACAATGATGGAGTTATATTTAGATAGATATATTAAATTTTGAATGTGATATAGTATAAAGTTGTATTGATAATAAGGACTATTCCCTTGGATGGAATTTTGATAGATCTAAAGAGGAATTAGTTTACCTGCATTAATTGCTTAGCACTTTCTTTAGACTTGGCATCATCTGAAAATAGAGTCNNNNNNNNNNNNNNNNNNNNNNNNNNNNNNNNNNNNNNNNNNNNNNNNNNNNNNNNNNNNNNNNNNNNNNNNNNNNNNNNNNNNACATGAACGGAacaaaaaatatatgatttggtTTAAGATGAAATTAATAACATTGGCACAAAGGACATACTTATTGAAGCCAACATAGACATGTCCGAAGGTGCCTCTGCCTATTAGCTTCCCCTTTTTCCAACGTGAGCCAGGGCTAACTGGATTATCTGCTCTTCCAGGACTTCTAGGCAGAGATGGAGATGTTGCAGTAGAATTTGAATGAGAGAAAGGAGAGGAATTGGTAACTGATAAAGGAGGAAGGGGCAAACGATGACTCTGTTGTTTTCCATCATCAGCCCATCCAGACTGTGATTCAGTGGGTGTTCCCCCAGCCCTGGGATGAATAGGTGTGACGGCTCCACTCTGAACTCTTGAGCTTGGACCTGGACTAGTCATTCTAGGACTTGGTACGGGTGAATACTCAGGGCTACCCCTACTTGGTTGCCAAAATAACTGTCCTGACATGTCCCCTCCCATTGAATTATGGCCAGAATTATGACCAGAACCTGGACTGGAGCAGTGTCCCGATCCAAGGAAATTGACATCTGAACATGTCTTTCCAGCCCAAAAAGCAGAGTTCAACACCTGTTCGGTGGCAAATGCTCTCAATGGACTTCTAGATGGACTCGACCTGGAACTGTCGGGAGCACTACAGAAAGCACCGTGAGGAGGAATCTGCAGATTTGGAACATGGTTGCTTAATGGCCTCCGTTTTGGTGAAGTAGAAGTCATATGATTACCAAGAATGTTTGCTGGTGTTTTGGTTTCTTTTGAATTTACTTGGCAAACAGTAGATTGATCCTTGAGCATCAGGCTTCAAAAACAGACCAGCATGTACAATGACTGTAAAAAGCTATTTCTAGtgacaataattaaaaaataacataGGCATGTATATGTAGCAAAGTATGAATACTAGAAGCACAATATAATGAATGCTTGTGGAGTATACCTGGAAGGACTGCCCGCAGCGGTTCTAGTCCCGGTCTCAGAATCAGTTGCTAGAGGACTACGATTTCGCGAGTCTGTTGGTTCATCACTATCAGCAGAGCTCTCACTAGAGACTGAAGCAGGCCCCAGATCTCCGTCCAAATCTGCAAGGTTCAGCCTACGACGCATGCATGCAGGTTTTGGTAGGGGCAGAAACAATGATGGCTTGGACCCcttttctgtttttgattttgataATATGCTAATTTCAGAATCTGCCCGGCTAACATTTGATGGATGCAAGCTAGGAAGTGGTAGTGGCTGAGAAAGAGGCCTTTCAGCAAAACTTTGGCATCTTCCGACTTTTGAAGGTGAAGGAGATCTTGATCCAACAGGAGACTGACCCCCCTTTTCAGAGATGGAGTCATCACAATGTTTACGAGATCCTCCAGATCTAGAGCCTGGTTTACCTTCAGATGGGGATTTAAATTTTCGTTGTAATGAGTCAATAAAACTTTCCTTACCTGTTTTCTTCTTGGTCTCTTTTGATGACTTCCACCATGAAGGCATATTTCTACTTAGTATGTTGCAATGTAGCAAACAGGTTTCTTAAGCAAGTCTATTGTGTCACATCATTAGATGAAGTTAGGAATCTTATGCCCCTACCATAACAGTTTCCCAATAGAAGGTTCCAAAAGCTTAGTTTAGAGTGAATTAACAACTGCAAATAGATTCAAGGAAACCTGCAGCAAATAAGCATGCATTTCAAAATCCAATTACTAGAGGGGGAAAAAACATAAACTAAATAACATGTTCTTGATTATTCTATACATGCATAACTGGTCCTAGGTTATCAGAACCACACCAGTCCAGTGTTTATACACTGAGACTTAATCCATAACATCTAGCCTTGCTAATCCATATAAAGTGTAACCTAAATAAGTGTGTCAACCCCTACCATCTCAATCTTAGATGTAGATTCTGAAATTACCCCAAAACATGGAAGACCTATTAAGTCAGAAGCATTGACTACTTTGCATCGGTTAAAATTCTCCACATGCCAacttaataagaaaataaaaataaaataaaaaggttctatcacaaaaatggaagaaactaAAGGCTACACAAATTTTACTCAGATGTCAAAAGTAGAAACCAAACTCTCAATCAAACTAATCTTCACACATATTTTGCATGTACTTCAATACCCATATTCCCATTCCCCCTcccccccaaaaaaaaaaccaacaaaccaaactaaaaactagaaCTTTCAAATTCAGTCACTTGAACTACCCAAAGTTCTCTGAGAACCACACTGTTAAAAACATTAAGCACAAACAGAACACAGATCCACCAATACACTTCATTGAGCAGAGACAAAAATAGTTAAATCATCTAACTTAGTTGATCATTCAccgaaattaaaaacaaaaagagaGACCCAAAATGACATAAAGGTAGAAGCTTACTTCAAATTGCTCACCCCCACTGTATGATGTTCAGCTCAAATCTGAGtaagcagaaaaaaaaattgcaaaaaaaaaaaaaacctgcgTTTGTGAAGCAGTTGAAGATAGAAGCcagaagaagaaaacacacaaaacCCAAAATGGAGAAAGGGTTTTGTTGTGGAGAGTGAAGACTTCGGAAATTGGAAGACAGTGAAAGAGATCGCGTacggaaaagagagagagagaaagagagtgttTTTTTTCCTCTTCGCTAAGACATGGAGTCTCCGAGCGTTGAttcttaattaaaaaaagaaaatttttgtgACAATGAAATGATTAATTAAGAGGAACAAATTATTGCATTTTCCCCCTTTCTTAGTAATCCCTAATTATTACATCCCACctcaaatatattttatttgaaaatttattttaaagTATGCTAGTTTTCTTTACTTTAATTTGTTTATTACATTACATCAACTTTAATCTGTACTAGACTACTAGCATCTAAACaggtcatttttattttttatataaaacaattaatacaaaaataattatgatttaatagtttaaaaatttttaaaaatatatatcagTTAAAGGTACTaaatttgaatatttataataactATTGTTGAATTATTAATATTTAGCCGGTAAGTACTAAGATTAGTTAGTTCAAAAGCATCTCcttcaaaaaaaattatgtgtCCAAATATGAATTTAATCATCAAAGTCAACATTATTTGACATCCCATAGAATAAtaccatagaaaaagaaaattatactTTAACCACAATTTTGGACCTTgagttttttacttttttatatgCAACTATGATAAAATTGGAACAAAATATTTGCCAGATATATTTATCAATCTAAATATCATTATATATATGTTAGTATatctaattttattattaatttatatttttaaaataaatttaaaaatagtatatattatataaaaaagaCTATACATATCGATCTTACATGCATCATAAgaaattatttgaaattttaaaccGCCTATAAAATTAAATATCTTTTTAGAATTCTGCTAGGGAGTTAACGgagtatttatacaatgtgtacaatagactATTTATTTGAcctaatatgagttaaaaatgaacattcagaataaaatattactaatttctcaaacacaatacaTACATACTATACAGAATAACCATTCaggtactaaaaataataaacatctgatattTTACTGAATCGAATATCTTTATaccccattatacacattgtacagataTTTCATTGGCTCCATATACTTCCTCATCCTTTTATTATCGTAGGAATATAAAAACTATGCAAACCCTGACCTTAATTTCCTACAAAATTGGCTTCCTAAAAATCGTAACTCAAActctatatatatatgatttCAAGGATTTTTTGAAGCTTCAAAAAATTATCGTTCCAAGAAGTAAATTGAGAGTGCTTGCTTGAAAAACTTGCGTACATGCATGCACTATACATTTGAATAGAAGCTCCGGAAATCAAAGTATATGAATGGGGTATGATTTCTGAGTGTGTATATGGATGTTACACAATCAATGAAAGGTACTTATTATTAAATtgagtgtgtatatatataggtCCATAATAGCGCCACTATTAAGTGGCGGGCAAATCATGCAAGAAAGTATCACAATGTGTTCCATCCATAATCCATTTAAGGTTATTGTGTTTCCAATATTTGCGTGCAAGCAATCTTACATGCTCATAGTACATGATGATGATATCATATCATATTATCTTACATCATGTTTGCTTCCATTTCAATTGAAGCTGTCAAATTAATTCATGTCTATATTAGATGTAAAATAAACTATACTTAGGGCAGTCAAAATGGACTAAATTTATTAGGCTAACCTGTTTACTCATTTAAATGGGTAGATTTTGTCTCTAAAATTAAGTCCGTTTAAATTTTGGGCTAAACGAGATGAACCCGATTAATTCGAAAAAAATGACGGGTTAAACGGACTAACTTGCGGGGTAAACGGATGACccgtttattttcttttttatttaaaaaaaaaaacagtactTTTAGCTGATATTTCTTCCGACCCGAAATCCGAcccatcaactaaaaaaaatattattttaaaagatttttgacttaaaagtgatttttttgtcaaaatatttttcaaaaaataaaattaaatgataaacagACTGGCCCGTTTAACCTATCGGAATAACCATAAACGATATAGACTAAAAAAATTTGGCCCGCAAATAAAATTGACTTAAACGGACCAACTCATTTAATCCACGAGTTTAACAGACCAGATCTAAATGGACCAAACTAACCCGTTTGACCGTCCTAACTATACTTATTAATTCCTTCCTTTAACATAACAGCCAAAAGCGCTCAATATCTTATGATAATAAATACTAAAGAGCAAAGAAAATTGTAGAGCAATAATTCAAGAGATTTACAATTAGAAGAGAACATTGGaacttcaattcaatttagattttaaaaaaatgttataGAAAGACATGGTGATGTTAGATGATGTGGTGGTGAGACATGCGAGCTTGGAAGGTGGGAAACATATAATAATAGTGGATGAAATATGAAATAATGTTATATCTATGCAATGTACATCTTttttttgtgtcttttacttTTGTTATTAAAAATAATCGATAAGAAGTAAGGGGGGAAAAAAGATAAAATGATTGTAGACATAATAATAAACATTAAACAAGGATGATGCAAGGCATAGTTATATATGGTTAGATAAGAAGAATTTGACggtgaaaaggaaaacaaaataatAGGAAGAGCATCTTATATTATGATGCTGCAAATGTGAAGGGAGATGAATCAATGGAGCAATTATGGCCATGGCCATTGTCGCACGTGCCATGGTCCCACATGCGGCTTCCTACACATAACCATGCACGTGTCACCTTTTAAGGCCCAAACTCAATGTCCCTTGTCATTTAAAGAGATAAATCCTAAGTGGTGTCTGATATTTACAACATATATTGATTTGTCTCTAACTTTTTAATTGCACTActtatatttttgaaattaaataaaatgtaACTATGTGATTTTTTTGTCTATTTTCCAATCAAATTGTTTATCGCTGAGAGTGACATGACAAATGATTGCCAcggtaaataatttaaaatattctcCTATTAATTTTGACACTAAATCCATAATAAAACGACATTATTTTAATTATGAGAGAGTTAAAACATTCAAATTCTCATAGTAATAAAGAGGTCATTTcgtctttttcatcttcttcaaacataaatcacgttgcTCAAAATCTTGACATTCGCGAATCATCATGAAAATTGTTGTGGTGAAGCGATTTGGAGTTCGTCGAAACCTTGGTCGTTATTGACTCGAAATCATTGAAGGAAGGAGCAAGGCTTCTTCGAGAAACTCCTGACACAGAAATAGGTGTGCagtagataatttttttttttcattttttacggTGTTGTGGTATGCATCATTGTGGATTCTACATTTAAATTTTGTGTAGGTTGATGAAAAATCATTGAAACTAGATTATTAGTTAGGGTTTTTTTGTCTATTTTGACTTGGCGTCTTTGTCATTGATTGAATAGAATTTCAGTCACCTTCATTTGAAGGGACTACTACTGCAATTAAAGTTAAAAAGGGAATAAGGAACCAAATTAGATTACACAGTTTCAATTGCTACCTCATATAACCGTTAGACACTCCAGGGTATCTAGTCAGTGCCAGATCACTCTCGCACGACAAGACCTAAAATAGGCAAGAAACCACCTAGATGCATTTTATTCAACTCAAGAATATAAGTAGTACAATTGAAAAGTCAAGGATCAAATGAGTGCATTTCGTAAATCTTAGGGATCACTTTAGAATTTAACTTTCATTTAAAAGCGGTTATAAGATATGTTTTACAACAAGTGTATCGAGATTTAATATATACACAATGCTTTTATGCTTTTACATGAAGGAAAAAAAATCGAATGATAAGCTTGAtttgtcttatttttattattttttgttttcacaACTATgtgaaagtgaaaaataaaaatagaaaatggataattatttaaaaaaaaaacctttcaAACAATTTCAAAATAAGAAACACTGCTAATCAAATCTCAATCttggtttattaaaaaaaagagtaaaataaaataaaaaaaagggaataaatatataaaaatgttaaaatcaattgaatttaaattaaatttccgTCAAGTTTCAAGCATAATAAGAAGTAAGAACTAAGAAGAGGGTATGAACTGATTTCAAGTGCAAAATGTGATCATCAGCTTTTATGCATATAGCATTTCCCTTCAAACTTGAGATTTCATTGCAATGATGCATCACATGCCAAGTTTTAGAC carries:
- the LOC107644859 gene encoding mitogen-activated protein kinase kinase kinase YODA, whose product is MPSWWKSSKETKKKTGKESFIDSLQRKFKSPSEGKPGSRSGGSRKHCDDSISEKGGQSPVGSRSPSPSKVGRCQSFAERPLSQPLPLPSLHPSNVSRADSEISILSKSKTEKGSKPSLFLPLPKPACMRRRLNLADLDGDLGPASVSSESSADSDEPTDSRNRSPLATDSETGTRTAAGSPSSLMLKDQSTVCQVNSKETKTPANILGNHMTSTSPKRRPLSNHVPNLQIPPHGAFCSAPDSSRSSPSRSPLRAFATEQVLNSAFWAGKTCSDVNFLGSGHCSSPGSGHNSGHNSMGGDMSGQLFWQPSRGSPEYSPVPSPRMTSPGPSSRVQSGAVTPIHPRAGGTPTESQSGWADDGKQQSHRLPLPPLSVTNSSPFSHSNSTATSPSLPRSPGRADNPVSPGSRWKKGKLIGRGTFGHVYVGFNKYVLCANVTLFSDDAKSKESAKQLMQEINLLSRLRHPNIVQYYGSETVGDKLYIYLEYVSGGSIYKLLQEYGQFGELAIRSYTQQILSGLAYLHATNTVHRDIKGANILVDPNGRVKLADFGMAKHITGQSCPLSFKGSPYWMAPEVIKNSKGYNLAVDIWSLGCTVLEMATTKPPWSQYEGVAAMFKIGNSKELPTIPDNLSSEGKDFVIKCLQRNPHNRPSARELLGHPFVKCAAPLERPILSPPASDLDSGIAQATKSLGICQGRNLSPLDSDRLSVNSSRVLKNISQTSDIHIPRNISCPVSPIGSPLLRSRSPQPINGRMSPSPISSPRTASGASTPLHGGSGALPVSNHLVYFQEGLGSLPKSSNVDIFRGMQMTSRITSEVVPTENDVQSVLAARVCRQLLGNNGKMNPSFDLSPNSSMIGRPNGL